In Arsenicicoccus dermatophilus, a genomic segment contains:
- a CDS encoding MerR family transcriptional regulator, protein MSETYGVTVRTLHHYDQVGILCPSERSAAGYRLYTEDDLGRLQHVVVYRRLGFSLEEVAQLLADVDAQGSQAAVAHLRRQREVVRTRLAEMRDLVRAIDRAMERAMNDTPATPQDLQEIFGQAWDEHEGYQAEAEQRWGDTPQWEQAQARQAGMTKADWADVKAESDALERDLAAALAAGEDPGSDVAAVLAERHRAAIGRHYDCPHTFHVRLAEMSVADERFRSHYEERHPGLAQWLHEAIVSNAARHGAVGEGM, encoded by the coding sequence GTGTCCGAGACGTATGGCGTGACGGTGCGCACCCTGCACCACTACGACCAGGTCGGGATCCTGTGCCCGAGCGAGCGCAGCGCCGCGGGCTATCGCCTCTACACCGAGGACGACCTGGGGCGGCTGCAGCACGTGGTCGTCTACCGGCGGCTGGGCTTCTCCCTGGAGGAGGTCGCCCAGCTGCTCGCGGACGTCGACGCGCAGGGGAGCCAGGCGGCGGTGGCGCACCTGCGCCGCCAGCGCGAGGTGGTCAGGACCAGGCTCGCCGAGATGCGTGACCTCGTGCGGGCCATCGACCGAGCGATGGAGAGAGCCATGAACGACACCCCCGCCACCCCCCAGGACCTGCAGGAGATCTTCGGCCAGGCCTGGGACGAGCACGAGGGCTACCAGGCCGAGGCCGAGCAGCGCTGGGGCGACACCCCGCAGTGGGAGCAGGCCCAGGCTCGTCAGGCCGGTATGACGAAGGCCGACTGGGCCGACGTGAAGGCCGAGTCCGACGCGCTGGAGCGGGATCTCGCGGCGGCCCTGGCCGCGGGGGAGGACCCGGGCTCCGACGTGGCCGCGGTGCTTGCGGAGCGTCACCGGGCCGCGATCGGGCGGCACTACGACTGCCCGCACACGTTCCACGTCAGGCTCGCCGAGATGTCTGTCGCGGACGAGCGCTTCCGCTCCCACTACGAGGAGCGCCACCCGGGCCTCGCGCAGTGGCTGCACGAGGCCATCGTGTCCAACGCCGCACGTCACGGGGCTGTCGGCGAAGGCATGTGA
- the tmk gene encoding dTMP kinase, with amino-acid sequence MISGAQTSAATSPAGTPGARTRPEPGRRTSGGIFVALEGGDGGGKSTQAALLRDWLGGLGHTVVLTREPGGSPLGVQVRELLLHGDHVAPRAEALLYAADRAHHVATVVRPALERGEVVVTDRYLDSSVAYQGAGRALAAQEIRDLSLWAVEGLLPDLTVLLDVSAATGRERRGDVHDRLESEPDDFHERVRAGFLALAAAEPQRYLVVDASLPPEQVHAAVRERLAELLP; translated from the coding sequence GTGATCTCAGGAGCGCAGACCTCGGCGGCGACGTCCCCGGCCGGGACCCCAGGAGCCCGGACCCGTCCGGAGCCCGGCCGCCGGACGTCGGGCGGGATCTTCGTGGCGCTCGAGGGCGGCGACGGGGGCGGCAAGTCCACGCAGGCCGCCCTGCTGCGGGACTGGCTGGGCGGGCTCGGCCACACCGTCGTGCTCACCCGCGAGCCCGGCGGGTCGCCGCTCGGGGTCCAGGTGCGCGAGCTGCTGCTGCACGGCGACCACGTCGCCCCCCGCGCCGAGGCGCTGCTGTATGCCGCGGACCGGGCGCACCACGTCGCCACCGTCGTCCGCCCGGCGCTGGAGCGAGGCGAGGTCGTCGTGACCGATCGCTACCTCGACTCCTCCGTGGCCTACCAGGGGGCGGGGCGCGCCCTGGCCGCGCAGGAGATCCGCGACCTGTCGCTGTGGGCGGTCGAGGGGCTGCTGCCCGACCTCACCGTCCTGCTGGACGTCAGCGCCGCCACCGGCCGGGAGCGCCGCGGGGACGTGCACGACCGGCTGGAGTCCGAGCCGGACGACTTCCACGAGAGGGTGCGGGCGGGCTTCCTGGCCCTGGCGGCCGCCGAGCCGCAGCGCTATCTCGTCGTGGACGCGTCGCTGCCGCCCGAGCAGGTGCACGCCGCGGTGCGCGAGCGGCTCGCGGAGCTGCTGCCGTGA
- a CDS encoding putative bifunctional diguanylate cyclase/phosphodiesterase: protein MTTPGEDERSGRRLAALPSARFPRNAFTHLSALADRLPLSGSRQDLVDALATHLPRVLGHHRIELGLLDDRGQNVTAHLLHGGEPGELPVTTFTFVPGCLAGLEPGAPPHVLTLAGQTHPFLVTLLDQGYVERVTVPITLGRSLVGGLAVTAREVIPTRLVDLAALVGAIVSSRAHRLVDAPPAEDPHALQAQLTALLSTTRALERTDALTQLPNRAAAFEAIGEARAAGRGEASFAFIDLDHLKMTNDRLGHSSGDRVLRAVAERLRAIDSSAPTTVFRVGGDEFGALSEGPAEELRDALEAVAEDLAHHPVQVGGRDVPATFSAGVYTITGHGHGIEEIVSRAESAAYLAKRSGRGRVLVHVPSADGQSDTHGELRRMDAVRSAVLGGRLTMVAQPITSVVSDLDAPMDAEVLVRLVDEDGRLLLPDDFVVLAEQYDVVNALDRAVLTRVVETLDREGTHARVSCNVSPHSMVDGAFVDWAEDLVRRSGQAGRLVVELTERLPIGSTSAVRAGMDHLAATGVAFALDDFGAGTTSYGNLRDLPVDVLKVDGVLVRGCLTSAVDLAMLRSTLDVARALGIRAVCEGVETREQLARVVELGADAVQGYYFGQPVPWPDDSR, encoded by the coding sequence GTGACGACGCCTGGGGAGGACGAGCGCAGCGGCCGACGGCTCGCTGCGCTGCCCTCTGCGCGGTTCCCCCGAAACGCCTTCACCCACCTGAGCGCGCTGGCCGATCGCCTGCCCCTGTCCGGCAGCCGTCAGGACCTCGTGGACGCCCTCGCCACCCACCTCCCCAGGGTGCTGGGCCACCACCGGATCGAGCTCGGGCTGCTCGACGACCGGGGCCAGAACGTCACCGCGCACCTGCTCCACGGCGGCGAGCCCGGCGAGCTCCCGGTCACCACCTTCACCTTCGTGCCAGGATGCCTGGCCGGGCTCGAGCCCGGGGCGCCGCCGCACGTGCTCACCCTGGCGGGACAGACGCATCCCTTCCTGGTGACGCTGCTGGACCAGGGGTATGTCGAGCGGGTGACCGTCCCGATCACCCTCGGCCGGTCCCTGGTCGGTGGCCTGGCCGTCACCGCCCGCGAGGTCATCCCCACCCGCCTGGTCGACCTCGCGGCCCTCGTCGGTGCCATCGTCTCCAGCCGGGCCCATCGCCTCGTGGACGCCCCGCCGGCCGAGGACCCGCACGCCCTGCAGGCCCAGCTCACCGCGCTGCTCAGCACGACGCGCGCCCTGGAGCGGACCGATGCCCTCACCCAGCTGCCCAACCGCGCCGCGGCCTTCGAGGCCATCGGCGAGGCCCGGGCCGCGGGCCGGGGCGAGGCGTCCTTCGCGTTCATCGACCTGGACCACCTCAAGATGACCAACGACCGCCTCGGCCACAGTTCCGGCGACCGGGTGCTGCGGGCGGTCGCCGAGCGGCTGCGCGCCATCGACTCCAGCGCACCGACGACGGTCTTCCGGGTCGGCGGCGACGAGTTCGGCGCTCTGTCCGAGGGACCGGCCGAGGAGCTGCGCGACGCCCTGGAGGCCGTCGCCGAGGACCTCGCCCACCACCCCGTGCAGGTCGGCGGCCGCGACGTCCCCGCGACCTTCTCGGCCGGGGTCTACACCATCACCGGTCACGGCCACGGCATCGAGGAGATCGTCTCCCGCGCCGAGTCGGCGGCCTACCTGGCCAAGCGGTCCGGCCGCGGGCGGGTGCTCGTGCACGTGCCCAGCGCGGACGGACAGTCCGACACCCACGGCGAGCTGCGCCGGATGGACGCCGTCCGCTCCGCCGTGCTCGGCGGACGGCTCACGATGGTTGCCCAGCCCATCACCAGCGTGGTCAGCGACCTCGATGCCCCGATGGACGCCGAGGTCCTCGTGCGCCTCGTCGACGAGGACGGCCGACTCCTGCTCCCCGACGACTTCGTGGTCCTGGCCGAGCAGTACGACGTGGTCAACGCCCTGGACCGGGCCGTCCTCACCCGGGTCGTGGAGACCCTCGACCGCGAGGGCACCCATGCCCGGGTGTCCTGCAACGTCAGCCCCCACTCGATGGTCGACGGCGCCTTCGTCGACTGGGCCGAGGACCTCGTCCGCCGCTCCGGCCAGGCCGGGCGGCTGGTCGTCGAGCTCACCGAGCGGCTGCCCATCGGCTCCACGTCGGCCGTCCGCGCCGGTATGGACCACCTCGCCGCGACGGGGGTGGCCTTCGCCCTGGACGACTTCGGGGCCGGCACCACGAGCTACGGCAACCTGCGCGACCTGCCCGTCGACGTCCTCAAGGTCGACGGCGTGCTCGTGCGCGGCTGTCTGACCAGCGCGGTCGACCTGGCGATGCTCCGGTCCACGCTCGACGTGGCCCGGGCCCTCGGGATCCGCGCCGTCTGCGAGGGAGTCGAGACCCGCGAGCAGCTCGCCCGGGTCGTCGAGCTCGGCGCCGACGCGGTGCAGGGTTACTACTTCGGCCAGCCGGTCCCCTGGCCCGACGACTCGCGCTGA
- a CDS encoding YihY/virulence factor BrkB family protein, with the protein MTPPPPRADEDVDDLDRPAGARPEDDPDDHGKPEEMSELPSPHWKYAFKRTLKEFTRDGCTDLAAALTYYSVLSVFPAILALISLLGIFGQDGDTLTKMLDGVKQLSPQAVDLLGPIITEIAASKASGFALVVGLLTALWSASGYIGAFGRAMNRIYDVREGRPFLKLRPLQLGITAVTLLLITLAGLLLIISGPMTDWVSGLVGLDGPVKTAYTLIKWPLIAVVVCLVIALLYYATPNVKQPTFKWFSPGAAVAFGVWVLASAAFGFYVSNFGSYNKTYGSVAGTVVFLLWLWITNLALLFGAELDSEIERSRQLAAGMPAEDQVLLPPRDDKGIKKQERTVEELKAEATDLRREGIREQARKERQDDRG; encoded by the coding sequence ATGACGCCCCCTCCCCCACGCGCCGACGAGGACGTCGACGACCTGGACCGTCCCGCCGGCGCTCGACCCGAGGACGACCCCGACGACCACGGCAAGCCGGAGGAGATGTCCGAGCTGCCCAGCCCGCACTGGAAGTACGCCTTCAAGCGCACCCTCAAGGAGTTCACCCGCGACGGGTGCACCGACCTGGCGGCCGCGCTGACGTACTACTCGGTGCTGTCGGTCTTCCCGGCGATCCTGGCCCTGATCTCGCTGCTCGGCATCTTCGGCCAGGACGGTGACACGCTCACCAAGATGCTCGACGGCGTCAAGCAGCTGAGTCCCCAGGCGGTGGACCTGCTCGGCCCGATCATCACGGAGATCGCGGCGTCCAAGGCGTCCGGCTTCGCGCTCGTCGTCGGTCTGCTGACCGCCCTGTGGTCGGCGTCGGGCTACATCGGCGCCTTCGGCCGGGCGATGAACCGCATCTACGACGTGCGCGAGGGTCGCCCCTTCCTCAAGCTGCGTCCCCTGCAGCTCGGCATCACCGCGGTGACCCTGCTGCTGATCACCCTGGCCGGCCTGCTGCTGATCATCTCCGGCCCGATGACGGACTGGGTGAGCGGCCTGGTCGGGCTCGACGGACCCGTCAAGACGGCCTACACCCTGATCAAGTGGCCCCTCATCGCCGTGGTCGTGTGCCTGGTCATCGCCCTGCTCTACTACGCCACGCCCAACGTCAAGCAGCCGACGTTCAAGTGGTTCTCGCCGGGCGCGGCCGTGGCCTTCGGGGTGTGGGTGCTCGCGTCGGCGGCGTTCGGGTTCTACGTCTCGAACTTCGGGTCCTACAACAAGACCTACGGCTCGGTCGCCGGCACCGTCGTCTTCCTGCTGTGGCTGTGGATCACCAACCTGGCGCTGCTCTTCGGCGCCGAGCTCGACTCGGAGATCGAGCGTTCCCGCCAGCTGGCCGCGGGCATGCCCGCCGAGGACCAGGTGCTCCTGCCGCCCCGCGACGACAAGGGGATCAAGAAGCAGGAGCGGACCGTCGAGGAGCTCAAGGCCGAGGCCACGGACCTGCGCCGCGAGGGCATCAGGGAGCAGGCCCGCAAGGAGCGGCAGGACGACCGCGGCTGA